The proteins below are encoded in one region of Lonchura striata isolate bLonStr1 chromosome 1, bLonStr1.mat, whole genome shotgun sequence:
- the LOC110479353 gene encoding immunoglobulin kappa light chain, translating to MLLMVVLVATASWSYGFAQEIPIQSPISITKFQKSARMTCEIQILETNFDDIVIHWYKQKEGEAPERLLFFIRDKVTTGSGFQENRYMVERSSVQKRCVLTIRDVIPDDAATYYCAYWDPHCDRNKEKLFGSGTKLIVSEKGSSPPANSEILKKKHENQIVYVCLIEKFYPEVIRVTWTEDGKEVTNNVVKGDTWQSTEEDGYSIASWLTVPAESEDKKYYCKYEHEEENILLETQGIFHMLKK from the exons ATGCTGCTGATGGTAGTGCTTGTGGCCACAGCCTCCTGGTCTT ATGGATTTGCACAGGAAATTCCCATCCAGAGTCCTATATCCATCACCAAGTTCCAAAAAAGTGCACGGATGACATGTGAAATTCAAATATTAGAGACAAATTTTGATGACATCGTCATACACTGGTATAAGCAGAAGGAGGGTGAAGCTCCAGAGAGGCTTCTATTTTTTATAAGAGACAAAGTTACCACTGGAAGTGGCTTTCAAGAAAACAGATACATGGTTGAAAGAAGTTCTGTCCAGAAGAGGTGTGTTCTTACAATAAGAGATGTAATTCCAGATGATGCTGCTACTTACTACTGTGCCTACTGGGATCCTCACTGTGATAGAAAT aaagaaaag TTGTTCGGCTCAGGTACAAAACTCATTGTTTCAG AAAAAGGAAGTTCTCCCCCAGCAAACTCTGAAatcctgaagaaaaaacatgaaaatcaGATAGTATATGTTTGCCTTATTGAGAAATTCTACCCAGAAGTTATTAGGGTGACATGGACCGAAGATGGAAAGGAGGTAACAAACAACGTAGTAAAAGGTGACACTTGGCAGTCCACAGAAGAGGATGGGTACTCAATTGCCAGTTGGTTAACTGTGCCAGCAGAGAGTGAAGACAAGAAATACTACTGCAAATATGAGCatgaagaggaaaatattttactggaAACACAAGGTATATTCCATAtgttaaaaaagtaa